One Ricinus communis isolate WT05 ecotype wild-type chromosome 7, ASM1957865v1, whole genome shotgun sequence genomic region harbors:
- the LOC8262120 gene encoding pentatricopeptide repeat-containing protein At1g03540 produces the protein MNLFKRHCSSLPSFNLKNKEIKIIGFCKSGALLHALDILNSIDSREISNKPFIYASLLQTCTKVVSFNHGLQIHAHVVKSGLETDRFVGNSLLALYFKLSTDFFETRRVFDGLYFRDVISWTSMITGYVKGEKPKKALDLFWEMLDVGVDPNAFTLSAVIKACTDLGTLMLGKCFHCVIMIRGFHSNHVIGSALIDLYGRNYELDDARRLFDELLEPDAICWTSVISAYTRNDMYDKALGFFYLMQRKLGLAPDGFTFGTVLTACGNLRRLKQGKEVHAKLITSGFSGNVVVESSLVDMYGKCGLVDESQRVFDRMSVKNSVSWSALLGGFCQNGDFESVIRIFREMGEADDLYSFGTVLRACAGLAAVRQGKEVHCQYVRRGGWRDVIIESALVDLYAKCGCIDFAHRIFTKMTVRNLITWNSMICGFAQNGWAEEALRIFDEMVKEGTKPDYITFIGVLFACSHTGLIDEGRKYFMEMTNEYAIKPGIEHYNCMVDLLGRAGLLEEAELLIENADCREDLSLWAVLLGACATCTDYATAERIAKKTMELEPDYHLSYVYLANIYRAIGRWDDAVKIRRLMEKRGVKKMPGKSWIEANRNPPSYLNADAFDMSADREPLAKGILCYDVRA, from the coding sequence ATGAATCTCTTTAAGCGCCATTGCAGTTCTCTTCCATCTTTCAATCTCAAAAACAaggaaattaaaatcataGGGTTCTGCAAATCTGGTGCTCTCTTACATGCGCTTGACATTCTTAATTCCATAGACTCAAGAGAGATTTCCAATAAGCCTTTTATCTATGCTTCTCTCCTTCAAACTTGTACTAAAGTTGTATCCTTTAACCATGGCCTCCAAATCCATGCCCATGTAGTAAAATCTGGTCTTGAGACTGATAGATTTGTGGGTAATAGCTTACTtgcactttattttaaattgagtaCTGATTTTTTTGAAACAAGAAGGGTTTTTGACGGGCTTTATTTTAGAGATGTAATTTCTTGGACTTCAATGATTACTGGTTATGTTAAAGGAGAAAAACCGAAGAAAGCCTTGGACTTGTTTTGGGAAATGTTGGATGTTGGTGTTGACCCAAATGCTTTCACTTTATCTGCTGTTATAAAGGCGTGTACGGATCTTGGGACCTTGATGCTTGGAAAATGCTTTCATTGTGTTATTATGATCCGTGGGTTTCATTCCAACCATGTTATTGGCAGTGCTTTGATTGATTTGTACGGAAGGAATTATGAGTTGGATGATGCACGCAGATTGTTCGATGAATTGCTCGAACCAGATGCTATTTGTTGGACTTCTGTTATTTCTGCGTATACTAGGAATGATATGTATGATAAAGCTTtgggatttttttatttgatgcaAAGGAAACTTGGATTAGCTCCAGATGGGTTTACTTTTGGAACGGTATTGACTGCTTGCGGTAATTTAAGGAGATTGAAGCAAGGTAAAGAAGTGCATGCTAAGCTTATTACATCTGGATTTAGTGGAAATGTTGTTGTTGAAAGTAGCCTCGTTGATATGTATGGCAAATGCGGGTTGGTTGATGAATCCCAACGTGTTTTTGATAGAATGAGTGTAAAGAATTCGGTTTCTTGGTCTGCATTGCTTGGGGGGTTTTGTCAGAATGGGGACTTTGAATCTGTTATTAGGATTTTTAGGGAAATGGGAGAGGCTGATGATCTCTATAGTTTCGGAACTGTTCTTCGTGCCTGTGCAGGTTTGGCAGCAGTAAGGCAAGGGAAAGAGGTCCACTGCCAGTATGTTCGAAGGGGTGGTTGGAGAGATGTTATCATAGAATCAGCTTTAGTCGATCTTTATGCAAAATGTGGATGTATTGATTTTGCACATAGAATTTTCACAAAGATGACAGTTAGGAATTTGATAACTTGGAATTCAATGATTTGTGGGTTTGCCCAGAATGGATGGGCGGAAGAAGCTCTTAGAATTTTTGATGAGATGGTTAAGGAAGGGACTAAACCtgattacattacttttatcGGTGTTCTTTTTGCTTGTAGTCATACAGGTTTGATTGATGAAGGAAGAAAATACTTTATGGAAATGACGAATGAATATGCAATTAAACCTGGAATTGAGCATTACAATTGCATGGTTGATCTTCTAGGCCGAGCTGGTTTGCTAGAAGAAGCTGAACTACTGATAGAGAATGCAGATTGCAGAGAGGATTTGTCTCTTTGGGCAGTTCTGCTGGGTGCTTGTGCAACCTGCACAGACTATGCTACTGCAGAGCGCATCGCAAAGAAAACCATGGAATTGGAACCTGATTACCACTTGAGTTATGTGTATCTTGCCAACATCTATAGAGCAATAGGCAGATGGGACGATGCTGTTAAGATCAGGAGATTAATGGAAAAGAGAGGGGTTAAAAAGATGCCTGGCAAAAGTTGGATTGAGGCTAACAGAAATCCGCCTTCTTATCTAAATGCGGATGCTTTTGATATGTCCGCAGACAGAGAACCTCTGGCGAAAGGGATCTTGTGTTATGATGTTAGAGCATAA
- the LOC8262119 gene encoding pentatricopeptide repeat-containing protein At1g73710, whose protein sequence is MLNGYSYTYSCSPSSRKLKHETLHHHISSPSKHLSLKSPSKASTFTGFNQSHNHNFDKSQHFPCNPTVYRRVGCSLSPKQRTPQEKNRVSLGFKLHCHSKTLTLPTRNSSFNGKKKRYGGVLPSILRSLNSDNDIEKTLNSFGDNLNPKEQTVILKEQRNWERMVRVFEFFKSRKDYVPNVIHYNIVLRALGRAQKWDDLRRCWIEMAKSGVLPTNNTYGMLVDVYGKAGLVTEALLWIKHMKLRGLFPDEVTMNTVVKVLKDAGEFDRAHSFYKDWCIGKIELDDLELNSMGDIEHGSGSGPVSFKHFLSTELFKIGGRIRTPKIVGSSDAEKIVRKPRLTSTYNTLIDLYGKAGRLGDAADIFSDMMKSGVAMDTITFNTMIYTCGSHGHLSEAETLLNKMEDRGVSPDTRTYNIFLSLYADEGNIDAAIKCYKKIREVGLLPDTVSHRAILHELCERNMVKEAEAIIEEIEKSSKQVDEHSLPGLVKMYINKGLFDRANDLLNKCQFGGGLSAKTNAAIIDAYAENGLWAEAEAVFYRKRDLVGQKTDILEYNVMIKAYGKGKLYEKAFTLFRSMRHHGTWPDECTYNSLIQMFSGADLMDQARDLLTEMQGVGFKPQCATFSSIIACYARLGQLSDAAGVYQEMVKVGVKPNEVVYGAIINGYAEEGNVKEALKYFHMMEEYGISANQIVLTSLIKVYSKLGCFDSAKQLYQKMMCLEGGPDIIASNSMISLYADLGMISEAELVFNNLREKGSADGVSYATMMYLYKGMGMLDEAIDVAEEMKLSGLLRDSVSYNKVMTCYATNGQLLECGELLHEMIKKKLFPDGGTFKILFTVLKKGGLPTEAVMQLESSYHEGKPYARQAVITSVFSLVGLHALAMESCKIFTKADIALDLFAYNVAIFAYGSSGEIDKALNTFMKMQDEGLEPDLVTSICLVYCYGKAGMVEGVKRIYSQLKYRDIKPSDSAFKAVVDAYEDANRHDLAELVNQELRLGFDSPRFSDSDSDSQQYSHFEGEDGSDMEGKY, encoded by the coding sequence ATGCTTAATGGATACAGTTATACTTACAGTTGCAGTCCCAGTTCAAGAAAGTTAAAGCATGAAACTCTCCATCATCACATCTCGTCTCCAAGTAAGCATCTTTCTCTTAAGTCTCCTTCTAAAGCAAGCACTTTTACTGGGTTTAATCAATCTCATAACCACAACTTTGATAAAAGTCAACATTTTCCTTGTAACCCAACCGTGTATAGAAGAGTTGGATGCTCACTTTCCCCTAAGCAAAGAACCCCTCAAGAGAAAAATAGGGTTTCTCTAGGGTTTAAGCTTCACTGTCATTCAAAGACTCTAACTTTACCCACAAggaattcttcttttaatggTAAAAAGAAGAGGTATGGAGGTGTTTTACCTTCAATTTTACGGTCTTTAAATTCTGATAATGATATTGAGAAAACTCTTAATTCGTTTGGTGATAATTTGAATCCAAAAGAACAAACTGTTATTCTCAAAGAACAGAGGAATTGGGAGAGAATGGTCAGGGTTTTTGAGTTTTTCAAGTCTAGGAAAGATTATGTACCTAATGTTATTCACTACAATATTGTGCTTCGAGCATTGGGTAGAGCTCAAAAATGGGATGATTTAAGGCGTTGTTGGATTGAAATGGCAAAAAGTGGTGTTTTGCCAACGAATAACACTTACGGGATGCTGGTTGATGTGTATGGAAAGGCTGGTCTTGTTACTGAAGCACTTCTGTGGATTAAGCATATGAAACTTAGAGGGCTCTTCCCTGATGAGGTCACAATGAATACAGTTGttaaagttttaaaagatGCAGGGGAGTTTGATAGGGCACATAGCTTTTATAAGGATTGGTGCATTGGGAAGATTGAGTTGGATGACcttgaattaaattctatGGGTGATATTGAACATGGGTCCGGATCTGGACCAGTCAGCTTTAAGCATTTTTTGTCAACTGAGCTTTTCAAGATAGGTGGGAGAATTCGGACTCCGAAAATTGTAGGGTCATCGGATGCAGAAAAAATTGTTAGGAAGCCACGTCTAACATCTACTTATAATACTTTGATTGATTTATATGGAAAGGCAGGACGTCTCGGTGATGCAGCGGATATCTTCTCAGATATGATGAAATCTGGGGTGGCAATGGATACCATCACGTTTAATACTATGATCTATACTTGTGGAAGTCATGGGCATTTGTCAGAAGCAGAGACTTTGCTTAATAAGATGGAAGATAGGGGAGTATCTCCTGATACAAGAACTTATAACATTTTTCTGTCCTTGTATGCTGATGAAGGAAACATTGATGCAGCCATCAAAtgttataagaaaattagGGAGGTGGGTCTTCTCCCTGATACTGTAAGCCACCGAGCTATTCTTCACGAATTATGTGAGAGAAATATGGTGAAAGAGGCAGAGGCTATTATTGAAGAAATTGAGAAGTCTTCAAAGCAAGTTGATGAGCATTCTTTGCCTGGACTTGTAAAGATGTATATCAACAAAGGATTATTTGATAGGGCAAACGACCTTTTAAATAAGTGCCAGTTTGGTGGTGGATTGTCAGCAAAGACAAATGCAGCAATTATAGATGCTTATGCTGAAAATGGGCTTTGGGCTGAAGCCGAGGCTGTATTTTATAGGAAGAGGGATTTGGTGGGACAGAAGACGGATATTTTGGAATATAATGTTATGATCAAAGCTTACGGCAAGGGAAAGCTTTATGAGAAAGCCTTTACTCTCTTTAGGAGCATGAGGCATCATGGGACTTGGCCGGATGAGTGCACATATAATTCCCTAATCCAAATGTTCTCTGGTGCTGATTTAATGGATCAAGCAAGGGACCTATTAACTGAGATGCAGGGTGTGGGATTTAAACCGCAATGTGCAACATTCTCTTCTATTATTGCATGCTATGCTCGTCTAGGCCAGCTTTCTGATGCAGCTGGTGTATACCAAGAAATGGTAAAAGTAGGGGTAAAACCTAATGAAGTTGTATATGGGGCAATAATTAATGGATATGCAGAGGAGGGAAATGTTAAAGAAGCTCTTAAATATTTCCACATGATGGAAGAATATGGGATTTCAGCAAATCAAATTGTTTTGACTTCCCTTATTAAGGTTTATAGCAAGTTGGGATGCTTTGACAGTGCAAAACAATTATATCAAAAGATGATGTGTTTGGAGGGTGGTCCTGATATTATTGCATCAAATAGCATGATCAGTCTTTATGCAGACCTTGGGATGATATCTGAAGCAGAATTGGTTTTCAATAATTTGAGAGAGAAGGGTTCAGCAGATGGGGTTTCCTATGCAACCATGATGTATCTGTACAAGGGCATGGGTATGCTTGATGAAGCCATTGATGTTGCAGAGGAGATGAAACTGTCGGGTTTACTAAGGGACTCTGTGTCGTATAATAAGGTAATGACATGTTATGCCACTAACGGTCAGTTACTTGAGTGCGGTGAGTTGCTGCACGAGATGATCAAGAAGAAATTGTTTCCTGATGGTGGGACCTTTAAAATATTGTTTACCGTGTTGAAGAAAGGAGGCCTTCCAACTGAAGCTGTAATGCAGCTGGAATCTTCCTATCATGAAGGAAAACCTTATGCTAGACAAGCTGTCATTACCTCTGTTTTCTCTCTAGTGGGTTTGCATGCTTTGGCAATGGAGTCCTGTAAGATCTTCACGAAAGCTGATATAGCTCTTGATTTGTTTGCCTACAATGTTGCAATATTTGCTTATGGGTCATCAGGAGAAATTGACAAGGCTCTAAACACATTCATGAAGATGCAAGATGAGGGCCTTGAACCGGACCTTGTTACTTCTATCTGTCTTGTTTATTGTTATGGAAAAGCTGGCATGGTTGAAGGCGTGAAGAGGATTTATAGCCAACTAAAATATAGAGACATAAAGCCCAGTGATTCGGCATTCAAGGCTGTTGTAGATGCCTATGAAGATGCCAACAGGCATGACCTTGCTGAATTGGTTAACCAAGAGCTGAGGCTTGGTTTTGATTCTCCACGATTTTCTGATTCCGATTCGGATTCACAACAATATTCACATTTTGAAGGTGAAGATGGGTCTGATATGGAAGGAAAATACTGA